From Brassica oleracea var. oleracea cultivar TO1000 chromosome C3, BOL, whole genome shotgun sequence, a single genomic window includes:
- the LOC106329478 gene encoding chaperone protein dnaJ 1, mitochondrial isoform X3 codes for MRRFNWVLRSLQARRTFDSTLGLRPGSQKPFLFERYIHATGISFSSARNYYDVLGVSPKASREEIKKSFHELAKKFHPDTSRNNPSAKKKFQEIREAYETLGNSERREEYDKVRYRNSEYVNNDGSGAERFRRAYQSNFSDSFHKIFSEIFEDQSNPPSPDIRVELTLSLYESLKGCTKRLEFDAYVFCDSCDGLGHSLDAATRVCPTCRGLGRVTIPPFTAQCQTCKGSGHIVKEHCMSCRGSGVVEATKTVEVVIPAGMESGALVTIDDAGHVRSRTSRPGKLYIKFKVANDSTFSRDGSDIYVDANISFTQAILGGKVVVPTLSGKTEIDIPKGAQPGELLILRGKGLPKQGFFVDHGDQYVRLRVSVPTELNERQRAILEEFAKEEINSELSGSAEGS; via the exons ATGCGAAGATTCAATTGG GTTCTCCGGAGTTTACAGGCGCGACGAACATTTGACTCCACGCTCGGACTGCGACCAG GGTCTCAGAAGCCCTTCTTGTTCGAGCGTTACATTCACGCTACAG GAATATCTTTCTCCAGTGCTCGTAATTACTATGATGTTCTTGGTGTTTCTCCTAAAGCTAGCCGGGAAGAGATTAAAAAGTCATTCCATGAG CTTGCTAAAAAGTTCCACCCTGATACCAGTAGAAATAACCCTTCCGCTAAAAAGAAGTTCCAGGAGATAAGAGAGGCCTATGAG ACTCTGGGAAATTCTGAAAGAAGAGAAGAGTACGATAAG GTGCGTTATCGGAATTCAGAATATGTAAATAATGACGGTAGTGGTGCAGAGAGGTTCAGACGTGCATACCAGTCCAATTTCTCCGACTCGTTCCACAAGATTTTTTCTGAG ATATTTGAGGACCAATCTAATCCGCCTTCACCTGATATTCGG GTGGAGCTGACGCTCTCTCTTTACGAATCTCTAAAAGGGTGCACAAAGCGTTTAGAATTTGATGCATATGTCTTTTGCGATTCCTGTG ATGGACTTGGCCACAGTCTTGATGCTGCCACGAGAGTTTGTCCAACATGCAGGGGCCTTGGACGA GTAACTATTCCTCCTTTTACAGCACAATGCCAGACGTGCAAGGGGTCGGGGCACATTGTTAAG GAGCACTGCATGTCTTGCAGGGGATCCGGGGTCGTGGAAGCCACAAAGACGGTTGAAGTTGTGATCCCTGCGG GGATGGAGTCCGGCGCTTTGGTCACAATCGATGATGCTGGTCATGTAAGATCAAGAACAAGTCGACCTGGAAAGTTGTATATCAAATTTAAG GTTGCTAATGATTCGACATTCTCTAGAGATGGCTCAGATATTTATGTGGATGCTAATATTAGCTTTACACAA GCCATTTTGGGAGGCAAAGTTGTGGTGCCAACACTGTCAGGCAAGACAGAGATAGAT ATACCAAAGGGGGCTCAGCCTGGCGAACTTCTTATTTTAAGAGGCAAAG GACTACCGAAACAAGGATTTTTTGTTGATCACGGAGATCAGTATGTGCGGCTCCGTGTTAGCGTTCCTAC TGAACTTAACGAACGTCAGCGCGCCATACTGGAAGAGTTTGCGAAGGAAGAAATCAACAGTGAGTTGAGTGGTTCTGCTGAAGGAAGCTG A
- the LOC106329478 gene encoding chaperone protein dnaJ 1, mitochondrial isoform X1: MRRFNWVLRSLQARRTFDSTLGLRPGSQKPFLFERYIHATGISFSSARNYYDVLGVSPKASREEIKKSFHELAKKFHPDTSRNNPSAKKKFQEIREAYETLGNSERREEYDKVRYRNSEYVNNDGSGAERFRRAYQSNFSDSFHKIFSEIFEDQSNPPSPDIRVELTLSLYESLKGCTKRLEFDAYVFCDSCDGLGHSLDAATRVCPTCRGLGRVTIPPFTAQCQTCKGSGHIVKEHCMSCRGSGVVEATKTVEVVIPAGMESGALVTIDDAGHVRSRTSRPGKLYIKFKVANDSTFSRDGSDIYVDANISFTQAILGGKVVVPTLSGKTEIDIPKGAQPGELLILRGKGLPKQGFFVDHGDQYVRLRVSVPTELNERQRAILEEFAKEEINSELSGSAEGSWWDRMGPRIIRDFSLVVLLAILLRKLMG; encoded by the exons ATGCGAAGATTCAATTGG GTTCTCCGGAGTTTACAGGCGCGACGAACATTTGACTCCACGCTCGGACTGCGACCAG GGTCTCAGAAGCCCTTCTTGTTCGAGCGTTACATTCACGCTACAG GAATATCTTTCTCCAGTGCTCGTAATTACTATGATGTTCTTGGTGTTTCTCCTAAAGCTAGCCGGGAAGAGATTAAAAAGTCATTCCATGAG CTTGCTAAAAAGTTCCACCCTGATACCAGTAGAAATAACCCTTCCGCTAAAAAGAAGTTCCAGGAGATAAGAGAGGCCTATGAG ACTCTGGGAAATTCTGAAAGAAGAGAAGAGTACGATAAG GTGCGTTATCGGAATTCAGAATATGTAAATAATGACGGTAGTGGTGCAGAGAGGTTCAGACGTGCATACCAGTCCAATTTCTCCGACTCGTTCCACAAGATTTTTTCTGAG ATATTTGAGGACCAATCTAATCCGCCTTCACCTGATATTCGG GTGGAGCTGACGCTCTCTCTTTACGAATCTCTAAAAGGGTGCACAAAGCGTTTAGAATTTGATGCATATGTCTTTTGCGATTCCTGTG ATGGACTTGGCCACAGTCTTGATGCTGCCACGAGAGTTTGTCCAACATGCAGGGGCCTTGGACGA GTAACTATTCCTCCTTTTACAGCACAATGCCAGACGTGCAAGGGGTCGGGGCACATTGTTAAG GAGCACTGCATGTCTTGCAGGGGATCCGGGGTCGTGGAAGCCACAAAGACGGTTGAAGTTGTGATCCCTGCGG GGATGGAGTCCGGCGCTTTGGTCACAATCGATGATGCTGGTCATGTAAGATCAAGAACAAGTCGACCTGGAAAGTTGTATATCAAATTTAAG GTTGCTAATGATTCGACATTCTCTAGAGATGGCTCAGATATTTATGTGGATGCTAATATTAGCTTTACACAA GCCATTTTGGGAGGCAAAGTTGTGGTGCCAACACTGTCAGGCAAGACAGAGATAGAT ATACCAAAGGGGGCTCAGCCTGGCGAACTTCTTATTTTAAGAGGCAAAG GACTACCGAAACAAGGATTTTTTGTTGATCACGGAGATCAGTATGTGCGGCTCCGTGTTAGCGTTCCTAC TGAACTTAACGAACGTCAGCGCGCCATACTGGAAGAGTTTGCGAAGGAAGAAATCAACAGTGAGTTGAGTGGTTCTGCTGAAGGAAGCTG GTGGGATAGGATGGGTCCTCGAATCATACGCGATTTCTCCTTAGTGGTGCTACTGGCGATATTGTTGAGAAAGTTAATGGGATGA
- the LOC106330866 gene encoding LOW QUALITY PROTEIN: purine permease 3 (The sequence of the model RefSeq protein was modified relative to this genomic sequence to represent the inferred CDS: inserted 6 bases in 5 codons; deleted 1 base in 1 codon; substituted 2 bases at 2 genomic stop codons) yields IVIKNCIILAIXNCXSPLIMRLYFNNGGNMIWFSTFFLTACLPTIFINFSALLFSYLNRRRIYNGSENKFLXSLTMALSGFDNYLXAYGIAYLPVSTAALIIASQLXYFMVNHKFTHFTMXVVLLTAGAAVLGMHTKTDKPVHETHKQYIIGFLVTVSSXVIYAFSLLPLVASEIKAEKDKKNPAGDRNVIFAWKNQKRV; encoded by the exons ATTGTGATAAAAAACTGTATAATATTAGCCATATGAAACT GAAGTCCTCTGATCATGCGTCTCTACTTCAACAATGGTGGCAACATGATTTGGTTCTCTACTTTTTTTTTA ACCGCATGTTTGCCAACCATCTTCATTAATTTTTCTGCTCTTCTCTTCTCTTACCTTAACCGGCGCAGAATTTACAATGGAAGCGAAAACAAATTCC TCTCGTTAACCATGGCACTCTCAGGCTTCGATAACTATTTATAGGCATATGGAATAGCTTATCTCCCAGTTTCAACAGCTGCTCTCATCATTGCTTCACAGT GCTATTTCATGGTCAACCACAAATTCACTCATTTTACTA TTGTTGTTTTGTTAACTGCTGGAGCTGCGGTGTTGGGAATGCATACCAAAACTGATAAGCCGGTTCACGAGACTCACAAGCAATACATCATTGGGTTTTTGGTGACTGTCAGTAG TGTTATATATGCTTTTTCTCTCTTGCCATTGGTAG CTAGTGAGATCAAAGCGGAGAAGGATAAGAAGAATCCAGCAGGAGACAGAAATGTAATCTTTGCCTGGAAGAACCAGAAGCGGGTGTAA
- the LOC106329478 gene encoding chaperone protein dnaJ 1, mitochondrial isoform X2 produces MRRFNWVLRSLQARRTFDSTLGLRPGSQKPFLFERYIHATGISFSSARNYYDVLGVSPKASREEIKKSFHELAKKFHPDTSRNNPSAKKKFQEIREAYETLGNSERREEYDKVRYRNSEYVNNDGSGAERFRRAYQSNFSDSFHKIFSEIFEDQSNPPSPDIRVELTLSLYESLKGCTKRLEFDAYVFCDSCDGLGHSLDAATRVCPTCRGLGRVTIPPFTAQCQTCKGSGHIVKEHCMSCRGSGVVEATKTVEVVIPAGMESGALVTIDDAGHVRSRTSRPGKLYIKFKVANDSTFSRDGSDIYVDANISFTQAILGGKVVVPTLSGKTEIDIPKGAQPGELLILRGKGLPKQGFFVDHGDQYVRLRVSVPTELNERQRAILEEFAKEEINSELSGSAEGSWLYQKLSAG; encoded by the exons ATGCGAAGATTCAATTGG GTTCTCCGGAGTTTACAGGCGCGACGAACATTTGACTCCACGCTCGGACTGCGACCAG GGTCTCAGAAGCCCTTCTTGTTCGAGCGTTACATTCACGCTACAG GAATATCTTTCTCCAGTGCTCGTAATTACTATGATGTTCTTGGTGTTTCTCCTAAAGCTAGCCGGGAAGAGATTAAAAAGTCATTCCATGAG CTTGCTAAAAAGTTCCACCCTGATACCAGTAGAAATAACCCTTCCGCTAAAAAGAAGTTCCAGGAGATAAGAGAGGCCTATGAG ACTCTGGGAAATTCTGAAAGAAGAGAAGAGTACGATAAG GTGCGTTATCGGAATTCAGAATATGTAAATAATGACGGTAGTGGTGCAGAGAGGTTCAGACGTGCATACCAGTCCAATTTCTCCGACTCGTTCCACAAGATTTTTTCTGAG ATATTTGAGGACCAATCTAATCCGCCTTCACCTGATATTCGG GTGGAGCTGACGCTCTCTCTTTACGAATCTCTAAAAGGGTGCACAAAGCGTTTAGAATTTGATGCATATGTCTTTTGCGATTCCTGTG ATGGACTTGGCCACAGTCTTGATGCTGCCACGAGAGTTTGTCCAACATGCAGGGGCCTTGGACGA GTAACTATTCCTCCTTTTACAGCACAATGCCAGACGTGCAAGGGGTCGGGGCACATTGTTAAG GAGCACTGCATGTCTTGCAGGGGATCCGGGGTCGTGGAAGCCACAAAGACGGTTGAAGTTGTGATCCCTGCGG GGATGGAGTCCGGCGCTTTGGTCACAATCGATGATGCTGGTCATGTAAGATCAAGAACAAGTCGACCTGGAAAGTTGTATATCAAATTTAAG GTTGCTAATGATTCGACATTCTCTAGAGATGGCTCAGATATTTATGTGGATGCTAATATTAGCTTTACACAA GCCATTTTGGGAGGCAAAGTTGTGGTGCCAACACTGTCAGGCAAGACAGAGATAGAT ATACCAAAGGGGGCTCAGCCTGGCGAACTTCTTATTTTAAGAGGCAAAG GACTACCGAAACAAGGATTTTTTGTTGATCACGGAGATCAGTATGTGCGGCTCCGTGTTAGCGTTCCTAC TGAACTTAACGAACGTCAGCGCGCCATACTGGAAGAGTTTGCGAAGGAAGAAATCAACAGTGAGTTGAGTGGTTCTGCTGAAGGAAGCTG GCTTTACCAGAAGCTCTCTGCTGGTTAA